A region from the Sporichthyaceae bacterium genome encodes:
- a CDS encoding DUF2064 domain-containing protein, whose product MRDAPTTILVLAKEPLPGRVKTRLCSRFSAVEAAQLAAAALRDTLDAVLRAPARRRVLMLDGRPGDWVPTGIEVLPQCSGGLDERIADALARASGPTLLIGMDTPQVTPRQLSVRWTDHDAWFGPSDDGGFWALGMRDPHPDLVLGVPMSTSFTGAVQLGRLRDAGLGVGLLPQLCDVDTPACAARVAALAPHTHFARTHAGMIGRARDVG is encoded by the coding sequence GTGAGGGACGCGCCGACGACGATCCTGGTGCTGGCCAAGGAACCGCTGCCCGGTCGGGTGAAGACCCGACTGTGCTCACGATTCAGCGCGGTCGAGGCGGCCCAGTTGGCGGCGGCTGCGCTGCGGGACACGCTGGACGCGGTGCTGCGGGCACCGGCTCGGCGTCGGGTCCTGATGCTCGACGGCCGGCCGGGGGACTGGGTGCCCACCGGGATCGAGGTGCTGCCGCAGTGCTCGGGCGGTCTCGACGAGCGCATCGCGGACGCGTTGGCCCGCGCGAGCGGACCGACGTTGCTGATCGGCATGGACACCCCGCAGGTGACGCCACGTCAGTTGAGCGTGCGGTGGACCGACCACGATGCGTGGTTCGGGCCGAGCGACGACGGCGGCTTCTGGGCGCTCGGGATGCGCGACCCGCACCCGGACCTGGTGCTGGGCGTGCCGATGTCGACCAGTTTCACCGGGGCCGTGCAACTGGGTCGACTGCGCGACGCCGGCCTGGGCGTGGGGCTGCTGCCCCAACTGTGCGACGTCGACACACCGGCCTGCGCGGCCCGGGTGGCCGCACTCGCACCGCACACCCACTTCGCCCGCACGCACGCCGGGATGATCGGCCGGGCCCGCGATGTCGGTTGA
- a CDS encoding molybdopterin-dependent oxidoreductase: MALKFDAGPRRRTARIRSVMAWVDGHPPPGPFRPGFWRSPIRGPWLTSVLGALLLVGIPLMFLTGLLDFLAYNPWLPGNGGREGSHVLTFVPFHWPTRPAWLFRVTQGLHVTLGVVLVPVLVAKLWSVIPKLFEWPSVRSPAHAAERASLFVLVGGAVFTFVTGLLNVQYWYRFPGSFYRLHYYGAWVFMVGFTVHACLKVPKMRAALRARKLRDELRVDLKHTTVEPYEEYGLVSRAPAAPTVSRRGALGLVAAGSASLLVLTVGQSIGGPLRRVALLAPRGGYDSGDGPNDFVVNIFAADVGVRPAGEEWRLEVHGAAAPISLRRADLLAMPQYVAHLPIACVEGWSVPAQRWEGVRLRDLARLAGVPHARSVFVESLQADGGEFARGRLADNQIADRGSLLALRVNGADLSLDHGWPARIIVPDNPGVRNTKWVRRLTFEA, translated from the coding sequence ATGGCACTCAAGTTCGACGCCGGCCCTCGTCGGCGGACCGCCCGGATCAGGTCGGTCATGGCCTGGGTCGACGGACATCCCCCGCCCGGACCCTTCCGGCCCGGTTTCTGGCGCAGCCCGATCCGCGGCCCCTGGCTGACCTCGGTGCTGGGCGCCCTCCTGCTGGTCGGCATCCCGCTCATGTTTCTCACCGGCCTGCTGGACTTCCTGGCCTACAACCCGTGGCTGCCCGGCAACGGCGGGCGCGAGGGCTCGCACGTCCTGACGTTCGTGCCGTTCCATTGGCCGACCCGACCGGCCTGGCTGTTCCGGGTCACCCAAGGCTTGCACGTGACCCTGGGTGTGGTCCTGGTTCCGGTGCTGGTCGCCAAGCTGTGGTCGGTGATCCCGAAGCTGTTCGAATGGCCGTCCGTGCGCAGCCCCGCGCACGCTGCCGAACGGGCCTCGCTGTTCGTGCTGGTCGGCGGAGCCGTGTTCACGTTCGTCACCGGATTGCTCAATGTCCAGTACTGGTACCGCTTCCCGGGATCCTTCTACCGCCTGCACTATTACGGCGCGTGGGTGTTCATGGTCGGGTTCACTGTCCACGCCTGCCTGAAGGTGCCGAAGATGCGTGCGGCCTTGCGGGCCCGAAAGCTGCGCGACGAACTGCGCGTGGACCTGAAGCACACCACTGTCGAGCCGTACGAGGAGTACGGCCTGGTGAGCCGGGCTCCGGCCGCGCCGACCGTGTCGCGCCGCGGCGCGCTGGGCCTGGTCGCGGCCGGGTCGGCCTCGCTGCTCGTTCTGACGGTGGGTCAGTCGATCGGTGGCCCGCTGCGACGGGTCGCGCTGCTGGCCCCGCGCGGCGGTTACGACTCCGGCGACGGACCGAACGACTTCGTCGTCAACATCTTCGCGGCCGACGTCGGGGTGCGTCCGGCCGGTGAGGAATGGCGGCTCGAGGTGCACGGCGCGGCCGCGCCGATCTCGCTGCGCCGGGCGGACCTGCTGGCGATGCCCCAGTACGTGGCGCACCTGCCGATCGCCTGTGTGGAGGGTTGGTCGGTCCCGGCCCAACGCTGGGAAGGGGTGCGACTGCGGGACCTCGCGCGGCTGGCCGGGGTACCGCACGCGCGGTCGGTGTTCGTCGAGTCGTTGCAGGCTGACGGGGGCGAATTCGCTCGAGGCCGCCTGGCGGACAACCAGATCGCCGACCGCGGCAGCCTGTTGGCGCTGCGGGTGAACGGCGCGGATCTGTCGCTGGATCACGGGTGGCCGGCGCGGATCATCGTCCCGGACAACCCGGGGGTCCGCAACACCAAGTGGGTCCGTCGCCTGACCTTCGAGGCCTGA
- a CDS encoding glycosyltransferase family 2 protein translates to MEIVDVVLPCLDEAAALPWVLGRMPGWARPIVVDNGSSDGSARIAADLGATVVVEPQRGFGAACHAGLMAATASVVCFCDADASLDPRQFDLVVGPVLGGEADLVLGRRIPAPGAWPVHARLANRALAGHLSRRTGVQLRDLGPMRAARREGLLDLNLTDRRFGYPLDMVVSAIEAGWRVVERDVDYRPRTGRSKVTGTVRGTLRAVHDMRSVLSR, encoded by the coding sequence ATGGAGATCGTGGACGTGGTGCTGCCCTGCCTGGACGAGGCGGCGGCGTTGCCTTGGGTGTTGGGCCGAATGCCGGGGTGGGCCCGGCCGATCGTGGTCGACAACGGGTCGTCGGACGGCTCGGCGCGGATCGCGGCAGATCTCGGCGCGACGGTGGTCGTCGAACCGCAGCGGGGGTTCGGCGCGGCCTGTCACGCCGGGCTGATGGCGGCCACGGCGTCGGTGGTGTGTTTCTGCGACGCCGACGCCTCGCTGGATCCACGGCAGTTCGACCTGGTTGTCGGCCCGGTGCTGGGCGGCGAGGCCGACCTGGTGCTGGGCCGGCGTATCCCGGCTCCGGGAGCCTGGCCCGTGCACGCCCGGTTGGCCAATCGCGCGCTGGCCGGGCACCTGTCCCGCCGCACCGGGGTGCAGCTGCGCGACCTCGGCCCGATGCGCGCCGCTCGGCGGGAAGGCCTGCTGGACCTGAATCTGACGGACCGTCGGTTCGGCTATCCGTTGGACATGGTGGTCAGCGCGATCGAGGCCGGGTGGCGGGTGGTCGAGCGGGACGTCGACTACCGGCCACGCACCGGACGTTCGAAGGTCACCGGCACGGTGCGCGGCACGCTGCGCGCGGTGCACGACATGCGATCGGTACTTTCCAGGTGA
- a CDS encoding NAD-dependent epimerase/dehydratase family protein, whose product MRILLTGGVGFIGSHVAESLLEAGHEVRVLDCLLPAAHRGKPDVPPGVEFRHADLRDPQAVGDAVVGVDAVCHQAAMVGLGVGLEDAPDYVEANVLGTAVLLRAMAAARVRRLVLASSMVVYGEGRYRCVTHGSVAAGPRRPVDLDAGCFDPPCPACGSPLEPELVSEDAAPDPRNVYAVTKLAQEHLAAAAARVTEARVAALRYHNVYGPRMPRDTPYAGVASIFRSALAAGRAPQVFEDGGQRRDFVHVRDVASANLAALAATAEDGPIPAGAVRAYNVGSGVPRTVGELAQALSVACAGPRPVVTGAWRAGDVRHVTASSQRLREELGWQPTADFAAGMAEFAAAPQRD is encoded by the coding sequence GTGCGGATTCTTCTGACCGGTGGTGTCGGGTTCATCGGGTCCCACGTCGCCGAGTCCTTGCTCGAGGCCGGCCACGAGGTGCGGGTGCTGGATTGCCTGCTGCCGGCGGCGCATCGCGGTAAACCCGACGTGCCGCCCGGCGTGGAGTTCCGGCATGCCGATCTGCGCGACCCGCAAGCGGTGGGCGACGCGGTTGTCGGGGTCGACGCGGTCTGTCATCAGGCGGCGATGGTCGGGCTCGGTGTCGGGCTCGAGGATGCTCCGGACTACGTCGAGGCCAACGTGTTGGGCACCGCGGTCCTGCTGCGGGCAATGGCGGCCGCCCGGGTACGGCGATTGGTGCTGGCCAGTTCGATGGTTGTCTACGGCGAGGGTCGCTACCGTTGCGTGACCCACGGGTCGGTCGCAGCGGGGCCACGTCGACCGGTCGACCTCGACGCCGGCTGCTTCGACCCGCCCTGCCCGGCGTGCGGGTCGCCGCTGGAACCCGAACTGGTTTCCGAGGACGCCGCGCCGGATCCGCGCAACGTCTACGCCGTCACGAAGCTCGCCCAGGAGCACCTGGCCGCGGCCGCGGCGCGGGTGACCGAAGCGCGGGTGGCCGCCCTGCGGTACCACAACGTCTACGGTCCGCGCATGCCCCGCGACACCCCCTACGCCGGGGTGGCGAGCATCTTCCGCTCCGCATTGGCCGCCGGTCGCGCCCCGCAGGTGTTCGAGGACGGCGGCCAGCGTCGTGACTTCGTGCACGTGCGCGACGTCGCCTCGGCGAACCTGGCGGCGTTGGCCGCCACTGCCGAGGACGGGCCGATCCCGGCCGGCGCCGTGCGGGCCTACAACGTCGGCAGCGGGGTGCCGCGAACGGTGGGGGAGTTGGCGCAGGCGTTGTCGGTGGCTTGCGCCGGGCCGCGTCCGGTGGTCACCGGCGCCTGGCGGGCCGGGGACGTGCGCCACGTGACAGCCTCCTCGCAACGCCTGCGCGAGGAGTTGGGCTGGCAGCCGACGGCGGATTTCGCGGCGGGCATGGCGGAGTTCGCCGCTGCCCCGCAACGGGACTGA
- a CDS encoding class I SAM-dependent methyltransferase, with translation MSVEVDWDPAVLRLYERALWDRATLRACDGAGADLDFDVRRWLRPADRADLTMLARCTGPTLDIGCGPGRLVAALARRGVPALGVDVAAAAIALTRSAGGLALRRSVFDRVPGAGRWQAALLADGNVGIGGDVGGLLARIRELLAPGAVVVVEVEADGISRRTRVQVTGAAGRETAAFAWARVGWSALVAEAVAIGFVAVEQWSCDGRHFASLQRI, from the coding sequence ATGTCGGTTGAGGTCGACTGGGATCCCGCGGTGTTGCGGCTCTACGAACGCGCCCTCTGGGACCGGGCCACACTGCGGGCCTGCGACGGTGCCGGTGCCGATCTCGATTTCGACGTCCGGCGCTGGCTTCGCCCGGCCGACCGGGCCGACCTGACGATGCTCGCCCGGTGCACCGGTCCGACGCTCGACATCGGTTGCGGTCCCGGCCGACTGGTGGCCGCTCTGGCCCGAAGGGGCGTGCCGGCGTTGGGGGTCGACGTCGCTGCCGCGGCGATCGCGTTGACCCGCTCGGCAGGCGGACTGGCGCTGCGGCGCTCGGTCTTCGACCGGGTGCCGGGGGCAGGTCGGTGGCAGGCGGCCCTGCTGGCCGACGGGAACGTCGGCATCGGCGGTGATGTCGGCGGACTGCTCGCCCGCATCCGGGAGCTGCTGGCTCCCGGGGCAGTGGTGGTCGTAGAGGTGGAGGCAGACGGGATCAGTCGTCGCACGCGGGTCCAGGTCACCGGCGCGGCCGGCCGGGAGACGGCGGCGTTCGCCTGGGCCCGGGTAGGTTGGTCCGCGCTGGTCGCCGAGGCCGTGGCGATCGGCTTCGTCGCCGTCGAGCAATGGTCCTGCGACGGACGTCATTTCGCTTCACTGCAACGAATCTGA
- a CDS encoding response regulator transcription factor: MCSYPGVVNARVLVVEDDPTVAEVVLTYLRRDGHEVEHVGDGPAALEAATRAWPDLVVLDLMLPGLDGLEVCKRLRQVAPVAVIMLTALGSESDRVIGLEIGADDYVTKPFSPRELALRVRSVLRRGGTAAAGAAAEVLRAGSLVLDPTAHRATREGAELALTTREFDLLAFLLAHPGEAFTREELMRQVWGWDFGDQSTVTVHVRRLREKVEADPKDPRLLVTVWGVGYRFDLPAEQPTER; this comes from the coding sequence ATGTGTTCTTATCCTGGGGTGGTGAACGCCCGTGTGCTGGTGGTCGAGGATGACCCCACCGTCGCCGAGGTCGTGCTGACCTACCTGCGCCGCGACGGCCACGAGGTCGAGCACGTCGGCGACGGCCCGGCTGCCCTGGAGGCCGCGACCCGCGCCTGGCCCGATCTGGTCGTGCTGGACCTGATGCTGCCCGGCCTGGACGGGCTCGAGGTGTGCAAGCGGCTTCGACAGGTCGCGCCGGTCGCCGTGATCATGTTGACCGCCCTGGGCTCGGAGAGCGACCGGGTCATCGGTCTGGAGATCGGCGCCGACGACTACGTGACCAAGCCGTTCAGCCCACGCGAACTCGCGCTGCGGGTCCGGTCCGTGCTGCGCCGCGGGGGCACGGCTGCGGCGGGAGCCGCCGCGGAGGTGTTGCGGGCCGGGTCGCTGGTGCTGGATCCGACGGCCCACCGAGCGACCCGCGAGGGCGCCGAACTCGCGCTGACCACGCGGGAGTTCGACCTGCTGGCCTTCCTGCTCGCCCATCCCGGTGAGGCATTCACCAGGGAGGAGTTGATGCGGCAGGTGTGGGGCTGGGACTTCGGCGACCAGTCCACCGTGACCGTGCACGTGCGTCGGTTGCGCGAGAAGGTGGAGGCCGACCCGAAGGACCCGCGCCTGCTGGTCACCGTCTGGGGCGTCGGGTACCGATTCGACCTGCCCGCCGAACAACCTACCGAACGATGA
- a CDS encoding NAD(P)/FAD-dependent oxidoreductase: protein MSAANPSDSAPDLDAVVVGAGFSGLYMLHRLRNEMGLSVRVLEAGDGIGGTWYWNRYPGARCDSESFIYGYMFDEKLWQEWEWSERYPEQPEILTYLNHVAERFDLYRDIQFDARVASATFDESSATWAVRTQDGATLTARFLITGVGCLSAWNTPDFPGLGDFQGRTFHTGLWPHEPVDFTGERVAVIGTGASAVQSIPRIAEQAADLTVFQRTPNYIVPANHGPVPEQVTADRRQNFEQIREHTRNSAFGMPYDFQTKPLAEHSDEELDAVLQGRWDIGGLSFMVAGFHEPIFDIESNLRIGRWLDQKIKEKVKDPATADLLTPKKLTYAVKRIPLDSGYFETFNSPHVHLVGIKDNPIAAITATGVRLADGSEYEFDAIVLATGFDATTGTLNRIDIRGRGGQLLREKWTDGPRTYLGMSSAQFPNFFMMTGPQSPGVLSNMPTSIEQHVQFISRIIAEALERGVTTVEPTTVAEDGWVAHNEEVAGATLFPQADTTYTGANIPGKARAFLPNLDTVAGYRALCDQAIADDFQGFVFAGS from the coding sequence ATGTCCGCAGCGAATCCCTCCGATTCAGCGCCCGACCTGGACGCCGTCGTCGTCGGCGCGGGTTTCTCCGGCCTCTACATGCTCCACCGGCTGCGGAACGAGATGGGCTTGTCGGTCCGGGTCCTCGAGGCCGGCGACGGGATCGGTGGAACCTGGTACTGGAACCGCTACCCGGGCGCGCGCTGCGACAGTGAGAGCTTCATCTACGGCTACATGTTCGACGAGAAGCTGTGGCAGGAGTGGGAGTGGAGCGAGCGCTACCCGGAACAACCGGAGATCCTCACCTACCTCAACCACGTCGCCGAGCGCTTCGATCTCTACCGCGACATCCAGTTCGACGCTCGGGTTGCATCTGCAACTTTCGACGAGAGCAGCGCGACCTGGGCGGTGCGGACGCAGGACGGCGCGACCCTCACGGCGCGATTCCTGATCACTGGCGTGGGCTGCCTCTCGGCCTGGAACACCCCTGACTTCCCCGGCCTGGGCGATTTCCAGGGGCGGACGTTCCACACCGGGTTGTGGCCGCACGAGCCGGTGGACTTCACCGGCGAGCGGGTTGCCGTCATCGGCACCGGCGCCAGCGCTGTTCAGTCCATCCCGCGGATTGCCGAGCAGGCCGCAGATCTGACGGTGTTTCAGCGGACGCCGAACTACATCGTGCCGGCCAATCACGGCCCGGTGCCGGAGCAGGTGACCGCTGATCGGCGGCAGAACTTCGAGCAGATCCGCGAACACACCCGCAACTCCGCCTTCGGTATGCCGTACGACTTCCAGACGAAGCCCTTGGCTGAGCACTCCGACGAGGAACTCGACGCGGTATTGCAGGGCCGCTGGGACATCGGTGGCCTGAGCTTCATGGTGGCGGGCTTCCACGAGCCCATCTTCGACATCGAATCGAACCTGCGGATCGGGCGGTGGTTGGACCAGAAGATCAAGGAGAAGGTCAAGGACCCCGCGACCGCGGACCTGCTGACCCCGAAGAAACTGACCTACGCGGTCAAGCGCATCCCGCTGGACTCGGGCTACTTCGAGACCTTCAACTCCCCGCACGTCCACCTGGTCGGTATCAAGGACAACCCCATCGCCGCCATCACGGCGACCGGTGTGCGCCTCGCGGACGGCAGCGAGTACGAGTTCGACGCGATCGTGTTGGCCACCGGATTCGACGCCACCACCGGCACGCTGAACCGCATCGACATCCGCGGTCGCGGCGGGCAACTGTTGCGGGAAAAGTGGACGGACGGCCCGCGCACCTACCTGGGCATGTCGAGCGCGCAGTTCCCGAACTTCTTCATGATGACCGGCCCGCAGAGTCCCGGTGTGCTGTCCAACATGCCCACCTCCATCGAGCAGCACGTGCAATTCATCTCGCGGATCATCGCCGAGGCGCTTGAGCGCGGTGTGACGACGGTGGAGCCCACCACGGTCGCCGAGGACGGCTGGGTGGCGCACAACGAGGAGGTCGCCGGGGCGACCCTGTTCCCCCAGGCGGACACCACGTACACCGGCGCGAACATCCCCGGCAAGGCGCGAGCGTTTCTCCCGAACCTGGACACGGTGGCCGGCTACCGGGCGCTGTGCGACCAGGCGATCGCGGATGACTTCCAAGGATTCGTGTTCGCGGGGTCCTGA
- a CDS encoding enoyl-CoA hydratase-related protein, producing the protein METDEVVTYRVLRGVAWLTINREPARNALNKAVRDGLWAGVAKFNEDAAAQVLVLTGAGEKAFCAGGDLKEMADLALTVPPVDFVPQFGRNIEVAKPTIAAVNGIAYGGGFLLAQACDLVVAADTARFAVSEAKVGRGSPWAAPLPWLIPPRIAMEILLTGDPISASRAYEVGLVNRVVPADDLVPATQELAERIAANAPLSVAAAKATVRLCAELSMREAYAQAERLWEPVYRSADAQEGPAAFRDGRRPQWTGR; encoded by the coding sequence TTGGAAACCGACGAGGTAGTCACCTATCGCGTGCTACGCGGGGTCGCCTGGCTGACCATCAACCGGGAACCGGCGCGCAACGCGCTGAACAAGGCGGTGCGCGACGGGCTGTGGGCCGGTGTCGCTAAATTCAACGAGGACGCCGCGGCGCAAGTTCTCGTGCTGACCGGCGCGGGGGAGAAGGCGTTCTGCGCCGGCGGTGATCTCAAGGAGATGGCCGATCTCGCGCTCACCGTGCCGCCGGTTGATTTCGTGCCCCAGTTCGGCCGCAACATCGAGGTCGCCAAGCCGACGATCGCCGCCGTGAACGGCATCGCCTACGGAGGTGGTTTCCTGCTGGCACAGGCCTGCGACCTGGTCGTTGCCGCCGACACGGCGCGCTTCGCGGTCTCGGAGGCGAAGGTGGGCCGCGGGTCGCCGTGGGCGGCGCCGCTGCCCTGGTTGATCCCGCCACGGATCGCGATGGAGATCCTGTTGACCGGCGACCCGATCTCCGCGAGCCGGGCGTACGAGGTGGGCCTGGTCAACCGGGTCGTGCCTGCGGACGACCTGGTCCCGGCCACGCAGGAGCTGGCGGAGCGGATCGCGGCGAACGCGCCGCTGTCGGTGGCTGCCGCGAAGGCCACGGTTCGGTTGTGCGCGGAACTGTCCATGCGCGAGGCCTACGCGCAGGCCGAACGCCTCTGGGAACCGGTCTACCGCAGCGCCGACGCGCAGGAGGGTCCGGCGGCCTTTCGGGACGGCCGGCGCCCGCAGTGGACCGGCCGATAA
- a CDS encoding HAMP domain-containing sensor histidine kinase: MSDQMQIVLIAAGWAGATAALGAAALRALRNRSIGTSLLVLCLTTVAAVIAATVGTADAMFLSHHDFTVVILVSVVVGVLMAVVSAGLARMLVAGSRVLSAEARALGAEGSVTHTVRIGLPASAELAEVSRELEAARVRLAESRAREAALEASRRELVAWVSHDLRTPLAGIRAMAEAMEDGIAEDPARYNKQIRTEVERLAGMVDDLFELSVINAGALRLSLERICLSDLVSDTLAGADALARERGVALRGHASDQVVSVRADGRELSRLMSNLVVNAIRHTPSEGFVDIRLTTTGEVATIAVTDCCGGIAEEDLPRVFDVAWRGTNARTPGPDGGAGLGLAIVRGIVEAHAGQITVANTGGGCRFEVTLPTLA; this comes from the coding sequence ATGAGTGATCAGATGCAGATCGTGCTGATCGCGGCGGGCTGGGCCGGTGCCACCGCGGCGCTCGGGGCCGCCGCCCTGCGGGCCCTGCGCAATCGCTCGATCGGCACCTCGTTGCTTGTGCTCTGTCTGACCACCGTGGCTGCCGTCATCGCCGCGACCGTCGGCACCGCGGACGCGATGTTCCTGTCCCACCATGACTTCACGGTCGTGATCCTGGTCAGCGTCGTGGTCGGTGTGCTGATGGCGGTGGTGTCGGCCGGGCTGGCCCGGATGCTCGTCGCCGGGAGTCGGGTCCTGTCCGCCGAGGCACGGGCGCTGGGTGCCGAGGGCTCTGTCACCCACACAGTCCGAATCGGTCTACCAGCGAGCGCGGAACTGGCCGAGGTCTCCCGCGAGCTGGAGGCCGCGCGCGTCCGGCTGGCCGAGTCGCGGGCCCGCGAGGCCGCGTTGGAGGCCTCCCGGCGGGAACTGGTCGCCTGGGTCTCCCACGACCTGCGCACCCCGCTGGCCGGGATCCGGGCGATGGCCGAGGCGATGGAGGACGGCATAGCCGAGGATCCGGCTCGCTACAACAAGCAGATCCGCACCGAGGTCGAACGCCTGGCCGGCATGGTCGACGACCTGTTCGAGTTGTCCGTCATCAACGCCGGCGCGTTGCGCCTGTCCTTGGAGCGCATCTGCCTGTCCGATCTCGTCAGCGACACCCTCGCCGGTGCCGATGCCCTGGCCCGGGAACGCGGCGTCGCGTTGCGCGGGCACGCGAGCGACCAGGTGGTGTCCGTCCGAGCCGACGGCCGGGAACTGTCGCGGCTGATGAGCAACCTCGTCGTGAACGCGATCCGGCACACCCCCTCCGAGGGATTCGTCGACATCCGCCTGACCACCACCGGTGAAGTAGCGACCATTGCGGTCACCGACTGCTGTGGCGGCATCGCCGAGGAGGATCTGCCCCGGGTGTTCGACGTCGCCTGGCGCGGCACCAACGCCCGCACCCCGGGCCCGGACGGCGGCGCCGGTCTCGGGCTGGCGATCGTGCGCGGCATCGTCGAGGCCCACGCCGGACAGATCACCGTCGCCAACACCGGCGGTGGCTGCCGGTTCGAGGTGACCCTGCCGACCCTGGCCTGA
- a CDS encoding TetR/AcrR family transcriptional regulator, with product MPRISTTAARETANNRPQGPRRRDPERKDRILEASAELIAGRGYTAVGMADIGAAAGIVGSGIYRHFPSKSAILAALLGKVMDNLEASAVGIAATCTGDREALTALVATHVRVTIADRPLMSVYHGEMHNLDADDLRKLRRMQRRYIEEWVSVLAPLRPDLADAEVRLIVHAAIGAIQSILFHNSGLPAARLAELLETAAHSCLGVPAADGVAPWPPDPNVAG from the coding sequence TTGCCCAGGATCAGCACCACGGCAGCGCGGGAGACGGCGAACAACCGCCCGCAAGGCCCTCGGCGACGCGACCCCGAGCGGAAGGACCGCATCCTCGAGGCCTCCGCCGAGTTGATCGCGGGCCGCGGTTACACCGCCGTCGGAATGGCCGACATCGGCGCGGCCGCGGGCATCGTCGGCTCCGGCATCTACCGGCACTTCCCGAGCAAGTCGGCGATTCTGGCGGCGTTGCTCGGCAAGGTCATGGACAACCTGGAGGCGTCCGCGGTGGGAATCGCGGCCACCTGCACCGGCGACCGCGAAGCCTTGACGGCACTGGTCGCAACCCACGTCCGGGTGACGATCGCCGACCGGCCCCTGATGAGCGTCTACCACGGCGAGATGCACAACCTCGACGCGGACGACCTGCGCAAGCTGCGGCGCATGCAGCGGCGCTACATCGAGGAATGGGTCTCGGTCCTCGCCCCGCTGCGGCCCGACCTCGCCGATGCCGAGGTCCGCCTCATCGTTCACGCGGCGATCGGCGCCATCCAGTCGATCCTGTTCCACAACAGTGGATTGCCTGCGGCGCGCTTAGCCGAACTGCTCGAGACCGCGGCTCATTCCTGTCTCGGCGTGCCGGCCGCCGACGGGGTGGCGCCGTGGCCACCGGACCCGAATGTCGCTGGTTGA